One genomic window of Mus pahari chromosome 23, PAHARI_EIJ_v1.1, whole genome shotgun sequence includes the following:
- the Trafd1 gene encoding TRAF-type zinc finger domain-containing protein 1: MAEFPDDRASRLCDNCKKEIPVFNFTIHEIHCQRNIGVCPVCKEPFPKSDMDIHMAAEHCQVTCKCNKKLEKRQLKQHAETECPLRLAVCQHCDLELSVLKLKEHEEYCGARTELCGSCGRNVLVKELKTHPEVCGRVEEEKRAEAAIPLETYDEPWSQDRIWIASQLLRQIEALDPPTRLPGRPLQAFEADPFYSRTASQRSMAAQFPVQNNLFEEQERQERNRSRQSPKDNAENNAHLDFMLALSLQNEGQAASMAEQGFWESVPEADPARAGPTPLGDIKGAADETLLPCEFCEELYPEELLIDHQTSCNPSHALRSLNTGSSSVRGVEDPGTIFQNFLQQATSNQFDTLMGLSSPAAVEDSIIIPCEFCGVQLEEEVLFHHQDQCDQRPATANRHAVEGIPAQDPQPENTSAELSRRRGKHQGDLSSGYMDDVKLESVKGPTYSMSPNRTMNNVASCNRLLNGPSGPRPDCQRSSPSVLKLNNSDSQDIRGRMRGSQNGPRASGHAPAIHSIRNLYPENFAPSFPHGSPGSGRSEGGRSSRVSPAAAGYHSRAAKAKPPKQQGAGDAEEEEE; this comes from the exons ATGGCCGAGTTTCCAGATGACCGGGCTTCTAGGCTGTGTGACAACTG CAAAAAGGAAATTCCTGTGTTTAATTTTACCATCCATGAAATCCACTGTCAAAGGAACATTGGTGTGTGCCCTGTCTGCAAGGAACCATTCCCCAAATCTGACATGGACATTCACATGGCTGCAGAGCACTGTCAG GTGACCTGCAAATGCAACAAGAAGTTGGAGAAGAGGCAGTTAAAGCAGCATGCG GAGACCGAGTGTCCTCTGCGGCTCGCTGTCTGCCAGCACTGTGATCTGGAGCTTTCTGTTCTCAAGCTGAAGGAGCATGAGGAGTACTGTGGAGCCCGGACAGAGCTGTGTGGCAGCTGTGGGCGCAACGTGCTTGTGAAGGAGCTGAAGACTCACCCCGAGGTCTGTGggagagtggaggaggagaagagagcggAGGCTGCCATCCCTCTGGAGACTTACGATGAGCCCTGGAGTCAGGACAGAATCTGGATCGCGTCCCAGCTCCTCAGACAAATCGAGGCTCTGGACCCGCCCACGAGGCTCCCTGGAAGGCCTCTGCAAGCCTTTGAGGCAGACCCCTTCTACAGTAGGACTGCCAGCCAGAGGAGCATGGCAGCCCAGTTTCCAGTTCAAAATAATCTCT ttgaagaacaagaaaggcaggaaaggaaTAGAAGCCGGCAGTCCCCAAAAGACAATGCTGAGAATAACGCACACTTGGACTTCATGTTGGCCCTGAGTCTGCAGAATGAGGGACAGGCTGCCAGCATGGCAGAGCAGGGCTTCTGGGAGTCTGTGCCTGAGGCCGATCCCGCTCGTGCTGGGCCCACACCTCTGGGTGACATAAAGG GTGCTGCTGACGAGACTCTGCTGCCCTGTGAGTTCTGTGAGGAGCTGTACCCAGAGGAACTGCTCATTGACCATCAG ACAAGCTGCAACCCTTCTCATGCCTTACGTTCACTCAATACGGGCAGCTCTTCTGTCAGGGGGGTGGAAGATCCTGGTACCATCTTCCAGAACTTTCTACAACAAGCAACAAGCAACCAGTTTGACACTTTAATGGGCCTGAGCAGTCCAGCTGCTGTGGAAGACAGCATTATCATCCCCTGTGAGTTCTGTGGGGTGCAGCTGGAAGAGGAGGTGCTGTTCCACCATCAG gaccaGTGTGACCAACGCCCAGCTACAGCAAACCGCCATGCAGTGGAGGGCATCCCAGCCCAGGATCCACAGCCAGAAAACACTTCAGCAGAGCTCTCCAGGAGGCGGGGCAAACACCAGG GAGATCTGTCATCTGGCTACATGGACGATGTCAAGCTGGAGTCAGTGAAAGGCCCCACCTACTCGATGTCTCCTAACAGAACCATGAACAATGTGGCTTCCTGCAACCGACTATTGAATGGCCCTTCAGGCCCCAGGCCTGACTGCCAGCGTAGCTCTCCCAGTGTGCTGAAGCTCAACAACTCTGACAGCCAGGACATCCGTGGGCGGATGCGGGGCAGCCAGAATGGGCCCAGAGCATCTGGGCATGCTCCAGCGATCCACTCTATTCGCAATCTCTATCCAGAAAACTTTGCGCCGTCTTTTCCTCACGGATCCCCTGGGAG TGGGAGGAGTGAAGGTGGCCGGAGCTCTCGGGTCAGCCCTGCAGCTGCTGGCTACCACAGCAGAGCGGCCAAG GCAAAACCTCCGAAGCAGCAGGGAGCGGGGGAtgcggaggaggaagaggagtaa